Genomic segment of Cryptococcus depauperatus CBS 7841 chromosome 8, complete sequence:
TTAGCACACCATTATAGTAGGCACCTTTGGTGCTAGTCATGGTAGGTATTAGAtgggaaaaaaaagattgaagaaaaagaaagatgaaatgaaagatgaaatacGTTACTTGTAAAGTTGGGCATGTCCCGAATTTTTTTGGGCTATCTGGAGACCTCCGCCTCATTTTGTTGCCCAAATTCATGATTTTTATAAAATGattgattttttcttctccgACTCATAAACCACTCAACAATGGCAATTTCTACCACATAGGTTATtaagggaaagaaaaacttaGCAATACAGCATGTCGAAACCGAATCCAGCTGCTGGCTCTTCCCATCTCTTAAAATACTCCACAGCAATAAACGAGTATTCCTCTGCAGCACCCATGCCATCGCTTCCAGCAGGACACAAGGATGAAGTTGTCCCTTCTCATTTATACGAAAAACTACCGGCGcatttccttctccagGACGAAAATGGGAATCAGGTTCCAGATTACCTGAGAATGATATTGATGTGTATGTCATAATCCTTATAATCAAGCAAAGTTGAGCATTGATCAAGGACAGCAAAGGTCTACTCAGCCCCTCTCAACCTTAAAGAAACTCCTCTGATGTTCGCTGTCAATCTCTCTACCCGTCTTGGAAATGAAGTGAGTAATGGAAAAGGATCGACGAGTTGCTACTGATTGTTTTCCTAGATTTGGATCAAGCGCGAAGATCTCCAGCCAgtattttctttcaaaatcCGGGGAGCGTACAATATGATGGCCAACCTCTctgaaggagagaagaaaaagggcGTTATAACTTGTTCTGCGGGTATGTGCAATCGAATGTTGCTCGTCGCTGACTCAAGAATCGTCTTTAGGAAACCATGCACAGGGCGTAGCTCTTTCAGGTAAAGCTCTCAATGTCCCCGCTGTAGTTGTTATGCCCGTCTCTACTCCTTCTATTAAGTGGAGAAATGTTCAACGTCTAGGAGCTCAGATAGTTCTCTATGGTCGTGATTTCGACGAGGCTAAAGCTGAATGCCTGCGGCtcgagaaagaaaaaggtttCACCTTTGTGCCTCCTTATGACAACCCATATGTTATAGCCGGCCAGGGAACTGTGGCCATGGAGATTTGTCGCCAAATCACCGATGCTGATGAACTTGACGGTATCTTTGCTTCCATTGGCGGAGGTGGCCTGTCTGCTGGTATCGCGGCTTATATGAAGCGAGTAGCAAAGCCTTCTGTGGGTGTTTATGGTGTGGAGACTGTTGACGGAGATGCAATGGAAAAATCCCTCCAGGAAGGCAAGAGGGTCCTCTTGGATGAGGTCGGGCCCTTTGCTGATGGAACGGCTGTGAGGTTGGTGGGAGAAGAACCGTTCAGAGTCTGCAAAGCATTCATGGATAGCGTGGTTAAGGTCAACAATGACGAAATCTGTGCTGCCATCAAGGATGTATTTGaaggtttgtcttttctctagCCCCTCTAGGTTCAACAGATTAATGTGTGAGAAAGAAACTCGATCTATACCTGAACCATCAGGCGCTCTTGCACTCGCTGGCCTTAAAGCTCACATAATTCGCAATAACCTGCAAGGTGCCGGCAAACGGTTTGTCGCCATCATCTCTGGCGGCAACATGAACTTTGGTAGACTCAGATTTGTAGCCGAGAGAGCAGATGTTGGTGAAAGACGAGAAGTGTTGATGAGCGTGAGGATACCTGAACGGCCTGGCAGGCAAGTCTTTTTGTATTCCTCAAACGAAGTGGTTGCTGACAAAATTCTTCAGTTTCTTAAAATTTCATTCCTTGCTGGGTGAACGAGCGGTGACTGAATTTTCATACCGATATTCCAACAATCAAATAGGTTACATCATCTGTTCGTTCCTCCTCTCatctgcctcttcttcctcttctggACCTTCTCCGGAGGTTCGTGCCAGAGAGATTACAGAAATTTTTGAGGAATTCAAGACTATGGATATTGAGGCTGTTGATTTGAGCGAAGATGAGTTTGCAAAGAGCCATGTGAGGCATTTGGTCGGTGGTAGAAGTAGTGTAGACGACGAACGCGTTTTTAGATTTGAATTCCCAGAAAGACCAGGAGCATTGGGTAATTTCCTGAAGGGCATGAAAGTAGAATGGAACATTTCCATGTTTCATTATCGTAATCATGGAGCTGGTAAGCCTTGCTATATGTATGAATCTTGCTATTACTGACTTGAATTCTAATATAGACGTCGGCAAGGTTGTCATCGGTGTACAAGTCCCGCCTCGAGATTATCCGATGTTTGACAAGTTTCTTGACGAACTGGGCTATCCATATGTTGAGGAAACACATAACGAAGCGTACGCTATGTTTTTAAAAGCCTAGGATCGTATATCCGAAGCAAAACGAAAAGGTCGGCACGATGCACGATAAATATCATCTACAACTCTACACATCTTGCCGCcatattcaaaaagaatgtACACATTTGTAGAAACGACTAGGTATTACCTGCTTCGTTCCACAAATAAGAACTCTACATAGATGTAGAATGCTGGAAATACACAAGCAATATGTGCAAGAGAGGATAGACGATAAATACAGAAAATATTCAGCATCTAGTGTTTGATTTCGCTGTCATGACTGTCGAGACTGTCAAGAATCTGCGATCTATTTAAATATCGATGTTTGCATTATAGAATGATAGAAGCATCATTATTACGACCCATAGG
This window contains:
- a CDS encoding threonine ammonia-lyase, biosynthetic; its protein translation is MSKPNPAAGSSHLLKYSTAINEYSSAAPMPSLPAGHKDEVVPSHLYEKLPAHFLLQDENGNQVPDYLRMILMSKVYSAPLNLKETPLMFAVNLSTRLGNEIWIKREDLQPVFSFKIRGAYNMMANLSEGEKKKGVITCSAGNHAQGVALSGKALNVPAVVVMPVSTPSIKWRNVQRLGAQIVLYGRDFDEAKAECLRLEKEKGFTFVPPYDNPYVIAGQGTVAMEICRQITDADELDGIFASIGGGGLSAGIAAYMKRVAKPSVGVYGVETVDGDAMEKSLQEGKRVLLDEVGPFADGTAVRLVGEEPFRVCKAFMDSVVKVNNDEICAAIKDVFEETRSIPEPSGALALAGLKAHIIRNNLQGAGKRFVAIISGGNMNFGRLRFVAERADVGERREVLMSVRIPERPGSFLKFHSLLGERAVTEFSYRYSNNQIGYIICSFLLSSASSSSSGPSPEVRAREITEIFEEFKTMDIEAVDLSEDEFAKSHVRHLVGGRSSVDDERVFRFEFPERPGALGNFLKGMKVEWNISMFHYRNHGADVGKVVIGVQVPPRDYPMFDKFLDELGYPYVEETHNEAYAMFLKA